The sequence GAAAGAGGGAATAGCTGACCCACGCTCCCGTCGGGAAAGCGAACGGGGGGCGGCACAAACAAAGCCCAGAAGTGCTGGGGACACCTCAGCAGGAGCCAGCCTCGCACCGAGCCCTTGTCAACCTGCCCTACCTCGGGGCGCTGCCTGAAAACCGGGCTggaggtggtgggggggggagggaaagaaggagggcAGGGAAATAAAGCGCGGCGATACCCACACATGCTGGCAGTTGGCGGTCCTCACGGGCGTTTTGAACACCTCCTGGCACACGGGACAGTAGAAATCATCCTCGTCGAAGCGCTGCGCGGCCGCCTCCCCGGCCATGGCGAGGCGCCGGGGCCTCGCAGCGCGCTGCGGGGGGGGCCAGGAGCCAGCACCCCCCGACCCCCCGCGGCGCCCCCCGCGGGGCCACCAGAAGATGGCGGGCGGGCACCTGGCGCCAGGTGGGCGGCGGCGGAACGGGGACGGGAACGGGGACGGGAACGGGGACGGGAACAGGGACGGGCCCGACACGGCCCGGGCCCGGCTCGGGaagcgccgccgccgccgccgccgcccctcaGCGCTCGCTGCCCGCCCCCCGGccgcgccgctccccgccgctgCCCGCGCTGCAGCCGCCGCCCTCGCCCTCGCCCTCGCCCTCGCCCCCGCCGCGCAGCCTGCGGGCGGCTCAGCCGCGGCTCCCCCGGCCGGGCTCCACGCTGCGCCCaggccccgctgctgccgccgccgccgccgccaccacgGCTTCGCCCGGGGGACAGGGGCGGGACCGGGGCCTGGGGCGGGCCTGGGTTTCCATGGCGATCGCCTCCCGGCCCGGCGGGACTCTTGTGACACGGCGGGGccgcctcgcctcgccccgctccgctccgctccgcccgGCACGGCACGACACGGCACGGCCGCCCCTTCACCCTTCACCTCTCGCCCCGCGCTTCCCGGCCCCGGGCTTGGGGACGGTGCCCATGTCCCCAGGGAGTACGGCTCCCCCCCCGCCTGGTGCCCGGGCTGTGGTGGCGAAGGGCGGCTCGGAGCCGCTGCCCCCGGCCGCGGGGCTGTGCCCGACGCCAGGGGGCTCCGCCGGGCCCCTCTGTGGCCGTGGGTTTGGGCCCCTGGGGTGCTGCGAGCTTCATGTTCCTGTCCTCACCCCTGTTTTGAGTACGGTGCGGCTGCAAACAGCGGTGTGGAAAAGCATAAAGCGAATGCTGGCCCCCCAAGTAGCGAGGGGAAGCGCTGCAGGTCTTGTATGGGCACCCTGAGTCTCCGGGAGATAATAAAAACCCACAGCCAACCCAGCTAAGTGCAGACATTTCATCCATGTCATAACATTCAGGAGCTTCAATTATTAACTAGGTGAACGCTTTCCAGTTATGCTGACTAGCACTAATAAATTTGGGACTTTGCATTAGGAAACTCTTGAGGTATTGAATGTTCTGCAGCTGGTTCAGCATTGTATATTGACAAAGCTGGCTTTTGCTAATACCTCTGCCTAACGAAACTCGTAGCCTAcgcaaaacaaaaactatgcGTGTGCCCTTTGCTCCGCTGTAAGGCATTGCTGGTGGAACACACTGCCTAGTGCTGAGGTGACTGCGCCAGCAGCATCAGCTGCAGAACAAGGTTCAGAAGATGGCCTATAGAGGTGGCCCCATGCGACCTCACACAGGCTATTCAGGAAGGCACCTGACCCCTCACTGTGGCCATCTGGATGTCATCCAGCACGAGAAACACATCAGCTCTTTAGTTTTGAGCAAGAAAGACCATCAGGATAACCCAAAATTAGTTACTTTCTGTGATACTTTACTTCGTGTATGGAGTGCTTTCCATATACACGTACCcatcattataaaaaataaataaatcaataaataaataaaaaagctgtgttATGTCTAAGAATTAATTTCTtgtgataggaaaaaaataaatggcaagtacaatatatatatagagagagatagGTAGATTTACTAACACTAGCAGTATTTCTATGTGTAGTTTTACTGGCATTAGTAATATTTAGGTCACAATTTCTACTTACTGAATCATACTGACAGAAACTTCTAGCAGTAAGCCAGCAGTATGACTGCACGCTTTTATTCCACAATAACAAGTTGTAAGAATATAATTATAGTGATACAACTATGCCAACAAATTACTCTGTATTGAGAAGACTTTGGACCTGCTAAGCCCATCTAGCATTGACCTCCTCTGAAACATAAACCTCCTCTTGGcagataaaaagcaaacaaaatgccggcaatgctttaaaaagaaacagattcatAGAGATTGTATTTGTTTGAGAATATATTAATTTGTAGATATTATATTAATTTGTAATAAAACTAAGATTCAGGTTGGGCCTGGTCTCTCTGGGCTGAAGATAAATGTTTCCTTCACCTTCATGTTCCTTTTCTCCTTGGGACTGCAGCTGTCTCTACCACAAGTAGATGTCTAGAAGAAATTGCTAGTTAGGAGCTCTCTCTAGCCCGTGATTAAATTTTTAGGGAAGAGAGAGTACAAAACACTAAGCCTTGTGGTTCACATATGCCTCCAGCTCTTCAAAACAATTTAGGCTTCAGACATCCATCGGAGCTATTTATGTTGTATCTTTTGGTCATCAGCAGTAAGAGGCGATGCCCCCCTTGTCATCTGGGCCCATGGCTTGGAGAGGAAAGAGGGAACCAGAGGAAACAGCAGTTGGTGGCAGTGACCTCTTCGGTAGTGTAAGAACAGCCAGAAGAAGACATCCGACTACACCTTGAGTGGTAAAAAGCCTGCAGAACACTTTTTATATGTCTCTGTGCACCTGTTTGGGCTGTACACAGCTGCATAACCAAATTGAGATAGGCCTTACTCATGCCATGAAGCTACATTAAACAGGAAGAGTTATAGAAGGCCCAGTTTAGGCACTACAGAGCTGCCATGTGTTATTTGCTGGGAGGGAGGTAGCATGGCCTTCAGCCTCAGCAGGTGAGGCTTCCACACAGCCGTGGGCCTCCCAGCCTTTTCAGGTTCCCTGTAGGACTTCAGGTAAGCGTGTCATCAGGCCTCAATTCCTCAATTTGTAAAAGGGGAACAGCTTTTAATCACCAAATAAGTCTGATGTGAAGGTAAATTAATTACCACAGGTAAAGAGGGTTACGTTCTCTGAAGGCAGGtgttaaacaaaagcaaagatttaTTACTAAAGGAACATGATAGGTCCATTTGAACTTTGTTCAGGAGACCGCAGTATTTATTGATCAGTAGCTTTTGGCAGGGGGAGAAATTGTGCTGGTGACCTCAGAGAAGTAAACCACAGGAAGACGTGTCTGAAGGCATTCATGCTGCTGCTAACATTATTGTAAATCTCAATCCTTTAATAAAGCTGTGACCTTGGAGTAGACAACTAGTATGCCATGGAGCAATATATAGCATGGCACCAGCCTTGTAAATCTTACGTAGTTTTTGCCATTGACGTAGACAAcatgtaaaaagaaatcaggCAGCTGAAGTTTATGAAACACATTTATTTgaaggaaagcattttaaatcagaatttttaGATTAAATGAAATCAATGGTCCTGCCAACTTTTTATTCCTCAAGATAAAGCGTGtttgtgaaatgaaattttgaCAGTGAAAACTTATAGAATTGCTCATAAAATTTTGCAGTTTGCTGGGGGCAACTCTCACTGAAAAGGTATGTTTTAGACCACCTTTGCACAGCTGTTTTACAACTTTGTACAACTACTTTTTGTATAGTTGTTGCTTTGTGtaactgttattttctttgctttcctggcAATGTTGCTGCTGCAACAGTGCATCTCCTTGTCAGTATGAAAAGGGCAGCTATCTGGAGTTCTGTGGGAGCTGTCAGAGACAAGACATATaagcaggaggggaaagagaaaactgtGTAGCTGCACAGTGATCAGGAGGTGCCATGtgcaaatccttttcttttgccAGCTGTCTATCACTACCTACAAAGAATGCTTGCAGCCtctgacaaaattaaaaagaacattcCTCCAGAGGGAACTTAATTCCTACATACAAAGAATTctccatacattttttttagatatgtagAAGCTGTAAGTCCAATAATTTATATACTAATCAATCTGACTACTTTGCTTCTagcagaacatatttttttatatattttttttaagtaactacTCAAATGTTCCCACAAATTTCATGCTTTGGAGCAGCACTGTCCATCTTTCTGACTAGGAAGTTTTCACACCCAAGGACAgttctcaaagggaaagggaaataaatttctCAACCTCATGAAATGTTGAATCTTTCTCTGCCCAGAAAGAGTCCCTTTCTGATTTCAAGAAGAACTTGCAAGGACCTAAAGCCTGCCAGGCTTTTCCTTGTTAACATATTACCGCTGAGCTACTTTAATCATGCTTCTGTGCATTCATGCTTCTGTGCATGaacatgaattttaatttcttacagGTCAACTGCATCTGTGAAAGTTACTATGTTAAAGTGCACATATAAAAAGAGTGTTATTAATCTTATAGTCTTATTACCCCGTTGATATCTTGAATGGATTTCTATTTTCCAATCGTGAACATAATATTCACTCCTTGCTATTCTTTCAAGATGTCTTTCACTTACTTACCTTGCAAGTTGTGAGCCTTATCTTTCATATGCTGGAAATGGAAACATGCGTGCATGCTTACAGGGTCAGTAATGCTGTTCTTGACAGTAGGTAGTATGTCTgatactgttttgctttttttttttttttttgtgtgtgtgtgtgtgtgtgtttgtgtgttctGATTTGTTTAGTACTATAGCATCTGAAAAACTGTTCATCTACCTCCAGCATTGCATTGCAAAAggataaatgttattttcaatttttatctACAGAACATGTTCTTCCACTGCTATTCAGTACTCCTTATGTGCTGCTTAGAGTATTGACACACACATATTCTGAGAATGACCCATCTAGCACACTTGCAAACAGAACTACTCTGACActgtttagaaataaagaataaagggATATTATATTGAAAATCAAGATACTcctaattaatgttttaatatatttcattttgactGTTTGGGTTACCAGTCAACAAAATACTGGTGTCAATGGGTTTACATTCATGTTCAAAGTTTACTGTCTAACTTTCTGCTCTGTAGGCGTAAGCAATACAACACAGAGCAAGAC comes from Aythya fuligula isolate bAytFul2 chromosome 2, bAytFul2.pri, whole genome shotgun sequence and encodes:
- the LOC116485637 gene encoding skin secretory protein xP2-like translates to MARRRGLAARCGGGQEPAPPDPPRRPPRGHQKMAGGHLAPGGRRRNGDGNGDGNGDGNRDGPDTARARLGKRRRRRRRPSALAARPPAAPLPAAARAAAAALALALALAPAAQPAGGSAAAPPAGLHAAPRPRCCRRRRRHHGFARGTGAGPGPGAGLGFHGDRLPARRDSCDTAGPPRLAPLRSAPPGTARHGTAAPSPFTSRPALPGPGLGDGAHVPREYGSPPAWCPGCGGEGRLGAAAPGRGAVPDARGLRRAPLWPWVWAPGVLRASCSCPHPCFEYGAAANSGVEKHKANAGPPSSEGKRCRSCMGTLSLREIIKTHSQPS